A single region of the Phycisphaerae bacterium RAS1 genome encodes:
- a CDS encoding DIE2/ALG10 family protein gives MSVIAWCQLVCIWKPAPIADEVFHLTAVSEIAAGRWPAPGYLSMLPTYHLVAALPARWLGSSLLLLRSFNLLLAVAALLLLDRTIRRLDAPRESLLLVAWNPLLFPFWTLAYTESAMLLTLVAGVYFHVRGRRLAAVAALLASCFVRQSGLIWLLFIAAWDAADAIAAHPSRGQRRSPLAAIVIRVTWPYLAAAVGFLTFIRTQGGFSLGAWQFGSGRPNIAQYYCFGLAIALLWAPLWIAFLAGPFGLELRNSFRRPLVLAALLGGVGILEMGFSNPHGWNGDPHYLRNRLLIALSTSVPLRFLIAAILAAFVPIVVVWTRRQPRHAMLTATWAVTALYLAPHSLVDPRYYVPPLLLLGGFATYSRGMGRMLAAWNFVLSAAIGAYVLACGGQTGGVL, from the coding sequence ATGTCCGTGATCGCCTGGTGCCAGCTTGTCTGCATTTGGAAACCCGCGCCGATCGCGGACGAGGTGTTTCACCTGACGGCCGTGTCGGAGATCGCCGCCGGGCGCTGGCCCGCCCCCGGCTACCTGTCGATGTTGCCGACGTACCACCTGGTCGCGGCGCTGCCGGCCCGCTGGCTCGGATCGTCGCTGCTGCTGCTTCGGTCTTTCAATCTGCTGCTCGCGGTGGCCGCGCTGCTGCTCCTGGACCGCACAATCCGTCGACTCGACGCCCCGCGCGAGAGCCTGCTGCTGGTCGCCTGGAATCCGCTGCTCTTTCCCTTCTGGACGCTCGCGTACACGGAAAGCGCCATGCTGTTGACGCTGGTCGCCGGCGTGTATTTCCATGTTCGCGGCCGGCGCTTGGCTGCGGTCGCGGCGCTTTTGGCGAGCTGCTTCGTGCGGCAGTCCGGGCTGATCTGGCTGCTCTTCATCGCGGCATGGGACGCCGCGGATGCAATCGCCGCGCACCCGTCGCGCGGGCAGCGGCGCTCCCCGCTCGCCGCGATTGTCATTCGCGTGACCTGGCCCTATCTCGCCGCGGCGGTCGGATTCCTGACGTTCATCCGCACGCAGGGCGGATTCTCGCTCGGCGCGTGGCAGTTCGGCTCCGGCCGGCCGAACATCGCGCAGTACTACTGCTTCGGACTGGCGATCGCCCTGCTCTGGGCCCCGCTCTGGATCGCGTTCCTTGCCGGACCTTTCGGCCTTGAGCTCAGGAACTCGTTTCGCCGTCCGCTGGTTCTCGCCGCACTGCTGGGCGGCGTCGGAATCCTGGAGATGGGCTTCTCGAATCCGCACGGCTGGAACGGCGACCCGCACTATCTGCGGAACCGGCTGCTGATCGCCCTCAGTACGTCCGTTCCCCTGCGATTTCTGATCGCCGCGATTCTCGCCGCGTTCGTTCCAATCGTCGTCGTCTGGACCCGCCGCCAGCCGCGCCACGCGATGCTCACAGCCACCTGGGCCGTGACGGCGCTTTACCTCGCGCCGCACAGCCTGGTCGATCCGCGGTACTACGTCCCCCCCCTTCTTCTGCTGGGCGGGTTCGCCACGTACTCGCGCGGCATGGGCCGGATGCTCGCCGCCTGGAATTTCGTGCTCTCGGCTGCAATCGGCGCGTACGTCCTGGCCTGCGGAGGTCAGACCGGCGGCGTCTTGTGA
- the kynU gene encoding Kynureninase, with translation MSSQHATFQPGESFAKALDLGDPLARFRDRFLIPHRPDGRPVIYLCGNSLGLQPTTAAEIVNQELRDWGELAVDAHFRGKRPWYPYHVQLRDAGARLVGARPHEVVFMNGLTVNLHLLMASFYRPTPQRFKILIENCAFPSDIYAARTQLRLHGFDPATALLTASPRPGEYTLHTEDIETLLQREGRHIALVLLGGVNYFTGQFLDLPRITAAAQAQGCIVAFDLAHAAGNVPLQLHDWNIDFAAWCTYKYLNSGPGALAGCFIHERHVQDRALPRLGGWWGNDPATRFRMHLNETFEPVPSADAWQLSNPPILSAAPLVASLAIFDEAGMPALREKSLRLTGYLQFLLDQIPSERYTVITPRDAERRGCQLSILAHHRPKELFRSLEADGVVCDFREPNVVRVAPVPLYNTYHEVWRFAEILRRHV, from the coding sequence ATGTCTTCCCAGCACGCGACTTTCCAACCCGGCGAGTCGTTCGCGAAAGCCCTCGACCTCGGCGATCCGCTCGCGCGCTTCCGCGACCGGTTCCTGATCCCGCACCGTCCCGACGGCCGCCCCGTTATCTACCTCTGCGGCAATTCGCTCGGACTTCAGCCCACGACCGCCGCGGAGATCGTCAACCAGGAGCTGCGCGACTGGGGCGAGCTGGCCGTCGACGCCCACTTTCGCGGGAAGCGGCCCTGGTACCCCTATCACGTGCAGCTTCGCGACGCCGGCGCCCGGCTGGTCGGCGCCCGGCCGCACGAAGTCGTCTTCATGAACGGCCTGACGGTGAATCTTCACCTCCTGATGGCGTCGTTCTATCGTCCGACGCCGCAGCGGTTCAAGATCCTCATCGAGAACTGCGCGTTTCCTTCCGACATTTACGCCGCCCGGACGCAACTGCGCCTGCACGGCTTCGATCCCGCCACGGCGCTGCTGACGGCGTCGCCGCGGCCGGGCGAATACACGCTGCACACCGAGGACATCGAGACGCTGCTCCAACGCGAAGGGCGGCACATCGCGCTCGTCCTGCTGGGCGGCGTCAACTACTTCACCGGCCAGTTTCTCGACCTGCCGCGAATCACCGCCGCAGCCCAGGCCCAGGGCTGCATCGTCGCATTCGACCTGGCCCACGCCGCCGGCAACGTCCCGCTGCAACTTCATGACTGGAACATCGATTTTGCCGCGTGGTGCACCTACAAGTACCTCAACAGCGGGCCGGGGGCGCTGGCCGGCTGCTTCATTCACGAGCGACACGTACAGGACCGCGCGCTGCCGCGGCTCGGCGGCTGGTGGGGCAACGACCCCGCGACGCGCTTTCGCATGCACCTGAACGAGACCTTCGAACCGGTGCCGTCGGCGGATGCCTGGCAGCTCAGCAACCCGCCCATCCTCTCCGCGGCGCCGCTGGTGGCCTCGCTTGCGATATTCGACGAGGCGGGGATGCCGGCGCTGCGCGAGAAATCCCTCAGGCTCACCGGCTACCTGCAATTTCTGCTGGACCAGATTCCCAGCGAGCGATACACCGTGATTACCCCGCGCGACGCCGAACGCCGCGGCTGCCAGCTTTCGATCCTCGCGCACCATCGGCCGAAAGAGCTGTTCCGGTCGTTGGAAGCCGACGGCGTCGTGTGCGACTTCCGCGAGCCGAACGTGGTCCGCGTCGCCCCCGTGCCGCTGTACAACACGTATCACGAAGTCTGGCGCTTCGCCGAAATCCTGCGGCGACATGTCTGA
- a CDS encoding Alpha-agarase precursor, translated as MLNTSRAALLAALSVSASLSFSQVPTTQPGSKIWYVDDSSQGGDGLSWATATNDLRFPFNNSVAGDEIRVAGGSYHPSGPEGRVDPSPFDVFELPIGVKILGGFAGQGAPDPDARNVVENESILTGDWFGDDQPNFGNRQDNSLRIIFVGSFVEETTQLDGFTIRGGYTRLIERGDAPPAGGAGIRNYGNLKLVSCTLIENLSEVPGSGGAVYNAGTLLIEGCRFHANRADSGAGLFNEVGGRARLFNCVFSGNVAVLPSGGGAIASAGIELGLFSSTLTNNGAINGSGVRVTSPATLANTIVWPDLLDSSDSDFINANHCDLTLPSFGVGNISEDPRFVNLLGVDGIPGTRDDDVRLAPISPCINIGDAGAAGGLPATDFEGQPRVQGCELDMGADETHLPDCDENGLADCEQVLADPSLDCNENGVPDTCEFGEGFNDCNDNGVLDECETDSDEDGVIDDCDGCPTDPDKTSPGACGCNVSDKDTDGDELPDCLDGCPNDPDKIEPGVCGCGTPDGDSDKDGTPDCLDGCPDDPDKVEPGVCGCGEPETDSDEDGTPDCIDGCPDDAKKTSPGDCGCGKPDTDSDDDGTADCLDGCPDDPHKTSPGVCGCGVADIDSDEDGIPDCNDHCPNEEDVDTDKDGTLDCEELCPFDPEKTDPGTCGCGVADTDRDEDGTPDCIDGCPDDPNKTAPGACDCGNADTDSDEDGTPDCVDACPSDPNKTQAGACGCGTADTDSDQDGVPDCFDRCEGADDAADADEDGTPDCLDGCPDDPNKTFPGVCGCGTADADGDEDGVADCIDNCPEVANADQLDADDDGLGDACDDNTARPEPNGVDVNLFGVIFGGDTTSTNPCGAGMCGAGSTATLALVFAGLTGAKWRSRRRR; from the coding sequence ATGCTCAACACTTCGCGTGCGGCGCTGCTCGCAGCGCTATCGGTCAGTGCGTCGCTCAGTTTCTCACAGGTTCCCACGACGCAGCCGGGAAGCAAGATCTGGTACGTCGACGACAGCTCGCAGGGCGGCGACGGGCTTTCGTGGGCGACGGCGACCAACGATCTGCGCTTCCCATTCAACAACTCCGTCGCGGGCGACGAGATTCGCGTTGCGGGCGGCTCATATCATCCATCCGGTCCCGAGGGCCGCGTTGATCCGTCGCCGTTCGATGTGTTCGAGCTGCCCATCGGCGTGAAAATCCTCGGCGGTTTCGCGGGGCAGGGGGCGCCCGATCCGGACGCGCGCAACGTTGTCGAGAACGAGTCGATCCTGACGGGCGACTGGTTCGGCGACGACCAGCCGAATTTCGGCAACCGGCAGGACAACAGCCTGCGGATCATCTTCGTCGGCTCGTTCGTCGAGGAGACCACGCAGCTCGACGGATTCACGATTCGAGGCGGTTACACGCGGCTGATCGAGCGCGGGGACGCGCCGCCGGCGGGCGGCGCGGGCATCCGTAACTACGGCAATCTGAAGCTGGTTTCGTGCACGCTGATCGAAAACCTGTCGGAAGTCCCGGGAAGCGGCGGCGCGGTGTACAACGCGGGCACGCTGTTGATCGAGGGCTGCCGCTTCCACGCGAACCGCGCCGACAGCGGCGCCGGGCTGTTCAACGAGGTGGGAGGCCGGGCGCGGCTGTTCAACTGCGTGTTCAGCGGGAATGTGGCGGTTCTTCCCAGCGGCGGCGGCGCGATTGCCTCGGCCGGCATCGAGCTGGGCCTCTTCAGCAGCACGCTGACGAACAACGGCGCGATCAACGGCTCGGGCGTGCGGGTGACGTCTCCGGCGACGCTGGCCAACACGATCGTCTGGCCGGACCTGCTCGATTCCAGCGATTCGGATTTCATCAACGCCAATCACTGCGACCTGACGCTGCCGTCGTTCGGCGTCGGCAACATCAGCGAAGATCCGCGTTTCGTGAACCTGCTGGGCGTCGATGGAATCCCCGGCACGCGCGACGACGACGTGCGCCTGGCGCCGATTTCGCCGTGCATCAACATCGGCGACGCCGGCGCGGCCGGCGGGCTGCCGGCGACGGATTTCGAAGGTCAGCCGCGCGTGCAGGGTTGTGAGCTTGATATGGGCGCGGACGAGACCCATCTGCCCGATTGCGACGAAAACGGCCTGGCCGACTGCGAGCAGGTCCTGGCCGATCCTTCGCTCGACTGCAACGAGAACGGCGTGCCGGACACGTGCGAATTCGGCGAGGGATTCAACGACTGCAACGACAACGGCGTGCTCGACGAATGCGAGACCGACAGCGACGAGGACGGCGTCATCGACGATTGCGACGGATGTCCGACCGATCCGGACAAGACTTCTCCGGGCGCGTGCGGATGCAACGTCTCGGACAAAGACACGGACGGCGACGAGCTGCCGGACTGCCTGGACGGTTGCCCCAATGACCCGGACAAGATCGAGCCGGGCGTCTGCGGTTGCGGCACGCCGGACGGCGATTCGGACAAGGACGGCACGCCCGATTGCCTGGACGGATGCCCGGACGATCCGGACAAGGTGGAACCGGGCGTGTGCGGCTGCGGAGAGCCGGAAACGGATTCGGACGAGGACGGCACGCCCGACTGCATCGACGGGTGCCCGGATGATGCGAAGAAAACGTCGCCGGGCGACTGCGGCTGCGGCAAGCCGGATACGGACTCGGACGATGACGGAACCGCCGACTGCCTCGACGGATGCCCGGACGATCCGCACAAGACCAGCCCCGGCGTCTGCGGCTGCGGCGTCGCGGACATCGACAGCGACGAGGACGGAATTCCGGACTGCAACGATCATTGCCCGAACGAGGAAGACGTCGACACGGATAAGGACGGCACGCTGGACTGCGAGGAGCTGTGTCCGTTCGATCCCGAGAAGACCGACCCGGGTACGTGCGGATGCGGAGTCGCGGACACGGATCGCGACGAGGACGGCACGCCCGATTGCATCGATGGCTGCCCGGACGATCCGAACAAGACGGCGCCGGGCGCCTGCGATTGCGGAAACGCGGACACCGACAGCGATGAGGATGGGACGCCCGACTGCGTCGACGCCTGTCCCAGTGATCCGAACAAGACTCAGGCCGGGGCGTGCGGCTGCGGGACGGCGGACACGGACTCCGACCAGGACGGCGTGCCCGATTGTTTCGATCGCTGCGAAGGGGCCGACGATGCGGCCGACGCGGATGAGGACGGCACGCCGGATTGTCTCGACGGATGTCCGGATGATCCGAACAAGACGTTCCCGGGCGTCTGCGGCTGCGGCACGGCCGATGCCGATGGCGACGAGGACGGCGTGGCGGATTGCATCGACAATTGTCCGGAGGTCGCCAACGCGGACCAGCTCGACGCCGACGACGATGGGCTGGGCGACGCGTGTGACGACAACACGGCGCGACCGGAGCCGAACGGCGTCGATGTGAACTTGTTTGGCGTCATCTTCGGCGGCGACACGACGAGCACCAACCCGTGCGGCGCGGGGATGTGCGGTGCGGGAAGCACGGCGACGTTGGCACTGGTGTTCGCGGGGCTGACGGGAGCGAAGTGGCGTAGTCGTCGCCGGCGGTAG